CTTGAATTAATTACTCGTCAAAGAGGCAGTGAACAACTAAAACGACTGAATAAATTGCGTCTTGAATCACGACGCTCATTTGAAGAACGAGGGGTAAACAGCCTATTTATAGCTCTTGGAACGTTGACTTGGTATGACAAGGACAAGGATAAGCCAGAGGATGTTTTGGTATCACCACTAATTTTAGTTCCTGTAGAGTTAATTAAAGAACCTAGACGAGATGTTTATAAAATATCTCTATTAGATGAAGATGTTGTATTAAATCCAACGCTGACACAAAAGTTAAAGCAAACTTTTGGGATTGAGCTTCCAGAAGGAGAAGCTATACAAACACTAACTTATGACGAAATTATTGCTGAAATTGAGGAGCTATTAGCAGAACAAAAGACATGGCAAATTAAAGAGAACGTGTTTCTCTCACTATTCTCTTATGCCAAAGCTGCAATGGTTCGAGATATTATCGAAAATGAAGCTCTAATTTTTGACCACCCAATTTTACAAGCAATTAGTGGCGATTTAACTACTTATCAGTTTAATTATAGAGAACCTCTACCTGCATCTGCCCTAGATTCACAAGTTAAACCTGAACGAATATTTCAAATTCTTGATGCTGACTCTAGCCAGCAAGTCGTGATTGAAGCAGCAAAATCTGGTTCTAGCTTTGTTGTCCAAGGGCCACCAGGAACGGGCAAAAGTCAAACTATTGTAAATATAATTGCTGAACTGGTTGGCAATGGCAAATCAGTTTTATTAGTTGCAGAAAAAGAAACAGCGCTAAGTGTGGTTTATAAGCGCATGGTTGAATGTGGTTTAGACCATATATGTCTTAATCTCCACCATAGTGGAACAACAGATAAGCGGGAGCTTGTAAATAATTTATCAAGAACTATTGAAGATGTTAAACAAATTTACGGTGTAGAAAATTATCACGGTTTGTTTGAACAGCTTGTTTCGACTCGTCAATCGCTAAAATTATATCTGACAAGTTTACACGCTAAAGAACAACCTCTAAATAAATCACCTTTTGAGATATTTGGTGAGCTTTTGAAAAAAGAGCGTGAAGCAGTTCCCAATATTAATGTCATATTTTACAACTTTAGCCAATGGAATGCTAGGAGATTACAAGAAGCAGAAGATTTATTAAATCAATTAGCAAAATTTCTGCCTTTCTTTAAAGGAGAAAAAACAACTATCTGGGCAAAAAGTTCTCTAAATTCTTATTCTTATGAAATGGAGTTGCAAATTATACAAAAAATAGAGGAATTTCAGGAAGCAATTTTTTCAGTCAAAAACATTAATCAAGAATTACAAGAGGCTCTCCAAGTTCAACCTTTATTGAATTTAGAGTCTTTAGATAAGTGCTATCCAGCCATAGACTACATACGAAAAGCTCCACCTAATTTACCTGATAACTGGACTGGAGTAGATATATCAGTTGCTCAGTATGCTTTCAGTATTCTAAAAACAGACGTTCAAGAGATTGAAAAAAATAAGCTTTCCCAAGAAACGCAAAATTTGCTGGCTCGGCTTTCTTCATTTCTGCCATTTTTAAGAGGAGAAAAAACAACTATTTGGGCACAAAGTACTTTAAATTCCTACTCTGATACACTGGAATTAGAAATAAATAATAAAATTAATAAATTTCAACAAGCAATTTCTGGGATTCAGACAGCTAGCCAACAGCTTAAAACAACTCTTAATATTCAGCCTTTCTTGAATTTGGGAGATATAGAAATTTGCATTCCTGCTCTAAAACATATATTGCAATCTCCATCTAATTTACCCAATAATTGGACTGAATCAGATATTTCAATGGCTCAGAGTGCCTTCAATAAAATGAAAGCAGATATTAAAATTCTGGGAGAAAATGAACCGCTTTTAAAACAAAAATATCATTCTGAATTATTCTCTTCAGAATTACCTGCTTTAGCTAATAGATATCAGAAATATAGTCGCTTTTGGCTGATTAGAATTTTTAACTCCAGATACAGGCGTGATGTCAAGCTTTTGAAGAAACTAAGTACTAGAAAGGGACAAGTTTCTCACAACGAATTAAAACGCGATTTGGCGCAAGCCGTTCAAATACAAGCTGCACGAAACGAACTATATCAAAGCAATTACCCAGCACGTCAAGTTTTTGGCTCTTTATTTAACCCGGAAGTTTCTAGTGAAGCAGAGTTAAAAGAAATCGAACAAGCTTTAAGTTGGTTGACTGGCTTACAGAAGTATTCGCTTCCTGCTGATTCAGTCCAGCAGCTTCTAAATTCTCCCTCTGGACGACGCGAATTGGCTGAATTAGTTAAGAAGCTTGAACCCCTTGCTGAAGATATTAGCCAGGGTATGGATTTCTTATTTTCATACTTTAATGAGAATGATATTGTTGGGCAATATCAGCCTCATAATCAAATTTTATTTACAGAACTAGCAACTTTTCTAAACCTAGCTCAATCCGATTTATCCAATTTCCGCCAATGGCTGACATATAAAGAAATATATGGACAGCTAGAGAGTTTAGAAGTTCAAAGATTCTTAAATGCATTGCGCGACAACAAACTTAATCCTATTGAGTTGGTAAGAAATAAGTTACGTCATATTGACTACCAGCCTCGTCAGGTTTTTGGATCTTTATTTAAGCCGGAAGTTTCTAGTGAAGCAGAGTTAAAAGAAATTGAACAAGCTTTGAATTGGTTGATTGGCTTACAAAAGTATTCGCTTTCTGCTGATTCCGTCCAGCGCGTGATAAATTCTCCTTCTAAACGGCGCGAACTGGCTGAATTAGTTAAGAAATATGAGTCAGTCCACTACAGTATTAGGCAAGGATTAGATTTCCTGCTATCACACTTTGATGAAAGTGACATCACAGATTCTTACTTACCTGACAATCAAATTACTTTTGTCGAGATAGAAAGATTCTTAAACTTGGCTCAATCAGAACTGCCTTATTTTCAAGAATGGCTGACTTATAAAGAAACTTATCAGAAACTCGAAAATCTCTGTAATAATAAGTTTTTAGATGCTTTACGTGACAATAAAATCAAACCAGAGCAATGGTTACCAGTTTTAGAAAAGCGAATTTATCAAATATGTCTTGATGCTATTCTTGCTAAAAAACCTGAATTAAAGAATTTTAACCCAGAAGTACATGAACGACAAATAAAGGAGTTTTCTAAACTAGATTTTAATCAACTAAATAATGCTAGAGAACGTCTAAAACAACTTCATGTGCAACGCTGGCAAAACTGGGAAAAGACTTCACTCGCTCTAGCTGAATTGCCAAACTTGAAAAAAGAAGCGAATAAGAGAAGCCGACATTTACCCATTCGTAAACTCCTCAATGATACACAAAAGGGAATACCAAATATTGCTAAAAACTTAAAGCCTTGCTGGATGATGAGTCCACTTTCTGTTAGTCAATATATCAATCCAGATGTAGTTCATTTTGATGTTCTCATCTTTGATGAAGCATCTCAACTTCGGACTGAGGATGTTGTTCCTTCAATTATCCGTTCTAATCAAGTGATTGTAATTGGGGACAATAAACAGCTTCCTCCCACATCATTTTTTGCAACCAGAGATAGCCAAGAAGATATCGATGATGAAGATGATGCAAGCTATGAAAGCGTTTTAGATGAATGTTCCAGGTTTATGTTTGGACGCACACTAAAATGGCACTACCGCAGTCAAGATGAGCGTTTGATTGCTTTCTCCAACCATCATTTTTATGACGACAATTTAGTTACATTTCCAAATCCAGTTCAAAATTCAGATTTGGGGGTATCGTTCCGACACGTTCCTGATGGCGTTTACGATCGCAGTGGACGCACAGATAATCGACGCGAGGCTCAAGTCGTTGCTCAATTAGCATTGGAACATTTTCAACGATTTCCCGAACAATCCCTTGGTATTATTGCCTTCAGCGAAGCTCAAGCCGATGCGATTCGGGAGCAAATTGAAATTTTGGGGAAAGATCAGCCGAATCTGGAAACATTTTTCAGTGATAACTCACCTCAGTTTTTTCTCAAAGCACTAGAAAACGTTCAAGGTGATGAGCGAGATGCAATCATACTCAGCGTTGGGTATGCTCGTGACGATCAAGGTAAGCTTTCTCTCAACTTTGGCCCCTTGAATCGGCAAGGTGGAGAACGACGGCTCAACGTCGCTGTCACGCGGGCAAAAAGTAAAATTACGCTTGTTTCTTCCATTGTGGCTGGTGACATCGACACAACACGCACGTCAAGCAAAGGCATGAAAGCACTGCATGATTACTTAGAATATGCAGCCAGTGGTGGAGTAATACTACAAGGTAACTCTTACACAGATAAGCTTCACTTTGACTCGCCATTTGAAGAAGATGTTTACCATACCTTAGTCCAGCAGGGATACACTATCCGCACCCAAGTTGGATGTTCAGGATACCGCATTGACCTTGGTGTAGTTAATAGCGATCGCCCTGGTGAGTTTTTACTAGGGATTGAGTGTGATGGTGCATCTTACCATAGTTCACCTACTGCCAGAGATCGCGATCGCCTCAGACAACAGGTGCTTGAAAGGCTAGGTTGGAAAATCCACCGCATTTGGTCAACAGACTGGTTTCGTAACAAACCTGTTCAAGTTCGTCTGTTGATAGAAAAAATCAAACAACTACAAGAAATCAGATAGAATCTCGTTTGCTAACAAAGATTCATAAATTGCATATATCTACATAAACCTCAACTTGGTTGAAACTTAGCTGTGGATTGTTTATAAACCATTTCCATTTTTAGCGTCGCACTTCTCAACATCTCTAAATATTTAGGATTATTCCAGAATTAATGATATTTTCTGTGATTTCAACAATTTGATAGTCTTTCTGTAAATCTTTTTTGAACTGATTGCGTGTTATTGTCGCATCTGTAATGCTAATACTTCCACTGCGCGATCGCCTGGTAATTGCCGCTATAATTTCTACACCAGTTATTGCAGCAATAAATGCCTCATTGTTGAGAGCCGGATCAAATAACCCCAAAACCCAAACTGATCCAGTTTCGCTAATATAACGCTTAACTAATGCGCTACTGTCTAGAAAATAAACTGCCATCTAGCGGCGTTCCTCAATGATACTTTCAGAAACAGGTTTTCCCTCAGCATGAATTAATCGTCGCTCAGTTAATGGCTCGTAAGTAGGATGCTTGATTTGTTTTACTAACCCAGAATCGATAAGGGCTTGATGAAATGCTACTTGCTTAACAGTTTCTTCTTTATCAACAAGATACTTTTGAATTGTCTGATTAAGCTGCTGAAGCTCTTTTATTTCAAGTGTCTCAAGCTGCTTAAGTATTTGGTTCAAAGTTTCTATTGCCATACTTGTATAATGTATATTTCTATTGCTGATGATTTTTCAATTATAAATCATAGCAAATTATCTAAAGTTGGTATGATTTATCAGTAAAATTAACTTTGTTTATAAACCATTTCCATTTTTAACTTCTCAATCTCTAATCTCAACTTGTCATTCTCCATCCTTAACTTAGCATTCTCCTCCCTAATCAACTCAATTTCATTTCTTTTACTCAACGCCTGATTAATCGCCAACTTCCGCATATCTAGCGAGAACCAACGCTGATAAGTTTGCGTGTGAACTTGCACACTATGCCCTAAATTATCCGCAGCAGCTTTAATTGGTATCCCTAAAATATGCGCCCGAATTGCCCAAGCGTGACGTAAATCATAGGGTTTAAAATCCAATCCTATCTTGCGAAACCACCAACTAACTCGCTGTGTTAACGCCGTTATCTCAGCATGATTAGTGTTATCTTTTTTAGCGATCGCACTCCCCAACATCTCTAAATACTTCGGATTTCTCAAATCAAAATCCTCAATCCATTGTCTATATAATGGTAATGCTTCTCTCTCACCAGTCTTAGAATCCTTATGAACTTTCCATGTCAAATCTAAATTTTCTTGACTCAACCACCAATCAAGATCGGGATTAATAAAAAGTTCCCGTGGTCGTAACCCAAAAACTGCTAACATTCCATACGTCCAGCGCCAAAGTTGCCAGCTATCTTGAACATTTTGATTAACTTGATTACCTCTGTTATTCAGGTAATCTTCAAACTTGAGAATTCCATCATATATTTCCGCATCTGTAGGTATATTACGGGAATTATTCTCCGGCATTTTGGAATATTTAGATAAATCGATGTCGATTTTAAATGTCATGCAAAATGCTGCGATCGCTCTAGTTGCATTATATTTAGCCCATTCTTTATCGATTTGCTCAATTGAACCGATCAGATTTTCCGCAGTTGCCAAATCTTGGGGATTAGTAAATCTTTTAGTACGGGAAAAGTAATAAAAGAAAGTATGTTCGCTTTTTGTTGTGCGTTTGTGAGTTTTAAAATACTCTTCTTCAAACTTTTCAAGTAATTCTCCTATAGATTGAAAATCTTTTTTAATTGCCTCATTTCCCAAATATTTATCATTCCATTCAAACGTTTTACGAGCAATTAACTTTCCTAATTCATACGCTTCTTCCTCAGCCGTCTTGAGTCCATCCAGGTTAGCGGGAATATTCAAACTGAGATTGTATTGCTTTCTCCCAGTACCGTTGCTATCTTTGTCTCCCGGTTTAATTGGTAACGTCGCCCGTAATTGCAGACTTCCATTCGATTCTCTAATTGTCACCTTTGCCTTTGCAGACTTCAAACGCAGATTAACTTTCTCTAATTCTAATAGTACTTTCGTTCTCATGTGTTCTTTTTGCTGCTGTGCTTGCAGAGATGAGCAAAAAAATGGGCGATTTTTTAATCGCCTTGGCTCAGGACAACATTTAGATGATGCGTGAGTCCTGAACCTGATTATGCATCGCTGTGTTTTTAGCCTATATTTAGGCTAAAAATAAATGTGTTCTCAGAAAACAATGTTTAGCAGAGACATTGCTTACTGCAAACATTAGGCTAGTGAAAAGAATTAAACCACAAAAAGGATTACTCCGGCCCTTATCACGGTTATGACGGCTTCGCCATCTTCGCTCGCGACATGGACTTGGCACTCAACAGCCCAACCTGGTCATTAATTGGCGCTCCTTGGAATGAAAAAGCTCAGGCTAAGAAGGCTGAAGCTAAGGCTAAGGCTGCCGTCTAAGGAAATGGGAGAGAGCGATAAGTAAGGATAACCTGGGGCTAAAACCCCAGGGGGGAGTTGGGAATCCAAAATTCAAAACTGAAAAATTAAAAATTTCTTTTGATTTTTGCATTTTGAATTTTGAATCATATTCCCATCTCCCAGCCCCGCCTCAAATCCTTATTCCTCAATCAGTAAAAGAATTCAGTAAGCTTGGAGATCCAGAAATGCCTCAGAATCCAGAAAAAATTCAAGATCACGTCGAGTTATTCCACCAACCTGAGTACCAACAGCTATTTGAAAACAAAAAGCAGTTTGAAAATGGCCACGATCCCGAAGAAGTAAAACGGGTTTCAGAGTGGACAAAGGGTTGGGATTATCGTGAAAAGAACTTTGCTCGTGAAGCTTTAACCGTTAACCCTGCTAAAGGCTGCCAACCACTAGGAGCAATCTTTGCTGCTGTTGGTTTTGAAGGTACTCTACCTTTCGTTCAAGGTTCTCAAGGTTGCGTTGCTTACTTCCGCACCCACTTAACCCGTCACTACAAAGAGCCATTCTCTGGTGTATCTTCTTCAATGACTGAAGATGCAGCCGTGTTTGGTGGTCTGCAAAACATGATTGACGGGTTGGCGAACTCTTACCAACTCTACAAGCCCAAGATGATTGCTGTCTGCACCACCTGTATGGCAGAAGTAATTGGTGATGACTTACAAGCCTTCATCAACAACGCTAAACAAGCTGGTTCAGTTCCTCAAGATTTCCCAGTACCTTACGCTCACACCCCTAGCTTTGTCGGTTCCCACATCACTGGTTACGACAATATGATGAAGGGAATTCTTTCTAACTTGACCGCAGGTCATAAGAAAGAAACCAGCAATGGTAAAATCAACTTCATCCCAGGTTTTGACACCTATGTAGGCAACAACCGCGAAATCAAGCGGATTGCTTCTTTGTTCGGCTTTGACTACACAATTCTAGCCGATAACAGCGACTACCTCGATTCACCAAACACAGGTGAATTCGATATGTACCCAGGTGGAACAAAGCTAGAAGATGCAGCAGATTCAATCAACGCGAAAGCTACGATCGCACTGCAAGCACACTCTACACCTAAAACCCGCGAGTACATCGAAAAAGAATGGAAGCAACCAACTTCAGTTTCCCGTCCTTGGGGCATTAAGGGTACTGATGAGTTCTTGATGAAACTCAGCGAATTGAGCGGTATCCCCATTCCTGAAGAATTGGAAATCGAACGCGGTCGTGCAGTTGATGCCATGACTGACTCCCACTCATGGATTCACGGCAAGCGTTTCGCTATCTACGGCGAACCAGATTTAGTATACAGCGTAGTTGGCTTTATGCTAGAAATGGGTGCTGAACCTGTG
This Nostoc sp. C052 DNA region includes the following protein-coding sequences:
- a CDS encoding DUF4011 domain-containing protein, with product MRQSASDSQQNLAQKIEKWKAGLADLGRRNPLIKFRQDSPRILEILTEEPDGIFKNLTKDKKSLYFQILDSEHQDIIQSRNTKALSAQRNPLELITRQRGSEQLKRLNKLRLESRRSFEERGVNSLFIALGTLTWYDKDKDKPEDVLVSPLILVPVELIKEPRRDVYKISLLDEDVVLNPTLTQKLKQTFGIELPEGEAIQTLTYDEIIAEIEELLAEQKTWQIKENVFLSLFSYAKAAMVRDIIENEALIFDHPILQAISGDLTTYQFNYREPLPASALDSQVKPERIFQILDADSSQQVVIEAAKSGSSFVVQGPPGTGKSQTIVNIIAELVGNGKSVLLVAEKETALSVVYKRMVECGLDHICLNLHHSGTTDKRELVNNLSRTIEDVKQIYGVENYHGLFEQLVSTRQSLKLYLTSLHAKEQPLNKSPFEIFGELLKKEREAVPNINVIFYNFSQWNARRLQEAEDLLNQLAKFLPFFKGEKTTIWAKSSLNSYSYEMELQIIQKIEEFQEAIFSVKNINQELQEALQVQPLLNLESLDKCYPAIDYIRKAPPNLPDNWTGVDISVAQYAFSILKTDVQEIEKNKLSQETQNLLARLSSFLPFLRGEKTTIWAQSTLNSYSDTLELEINNKINKFQQAISGIQTASQQLKTTLNIQPFLNLGDIEICIPALKHILQSPSNLPNNWTESDISMAQSAFNKMKADIKILGENEPLLKQKYHSELFSSELPALANRYQKYSRFWLIRIFNSRYRRDVKLLKKLSTRKGQVSHNELKRDLAQAVQIQAARNELYQSNYPARQVFGSLFNPEVSSEAELKEIEQALSWLTGLQKYSLPADSVQQLLNSPSGRRELAELVKKLEPLAEDISQGMDFLFSYFNENDIVGQYQPHNQILFTELATFLNLAQSDLSNFRQWLTYKEIYGQLESLEVQRFLNALRDNKLNPIELVRNKLRHIDYQPRQVFGSLFKPEVSSEAELKEIEQALNWLIGLQKYSLSADSVQRVINSPSKRRELAELVKKYESVHYSIRQGLDFLLSHFDESDITDSYLPDNQITFVEIERFLNLAQSELPYFQEWLTYKETYQKLENLCNNKFLDALRDNKIKPEQWLPVLEKRIYQICLDAILAKKPELKNFNPEVHERQIKEFSKLDFNQLNNARERLKQLHVQRWQNWEKTSLALAELPNLKKEANKRSRHLPIRKLLNDTQKGIPNIAKNLKPCWMMSPLSVSQYINPDVVHFDVLIFDEASQLRTEDVVPSIIRSNQVIVIGDNKQLPPTSFFATRDSQEDIDDEDDASYESVLDECSRFMFGRTLKWHYRSQDERLIAFSNHHFYDDNLVTFPNPVQNSDLGVSFRHVPDGVYDRSGRTDNRREAQVVAQLALEHFQRFPEQSLGIIAFSEAQADAIREQIEILGKDQPNLETFFSDNSPQFFLKALENVQGDERDAIILSVGYARDDQGKLSLNFGPLNRQGGERRLNVAVTRAKSKITLVSSIVAGDIDTTRTSSKGMKALHDYLEYAASGGVILQGNSYTDKLHFDSPFEEDVYHTLVQQGYTIRTQVGCSGYRIDLGVVNSDRPGEFLLGIECDGASYHSSPTARDRDRLRQQVLERLGWKIHRIWSTDWFRNKPVQVRLLIEKIKQLQEIR
- a CDS encoding type II toxin-antitoxin system VapC family toxin codes for the protein MAVYFLDSSALVKRYISETGSVWVLGLFDPALNNEAFIAAITGVEIIAAITRRSRSGSISITDATITRNQFKKDLQKDYQIVEITENIINSGIILNI
- the nifK gene encoding nitrogenase molybdenum-iron protein subunit beta, encoding MPQNPEKIQDHVELFHQPEYQQLFENKKQFENGHDPEEVKRVSEWTKGWDYREKNFAREALTVNPAKGCQPLGAIFAAVGFEGTLPFVQGSQGCVAYFRTHLTRHYKEPFSGVSSSMTEDAAVFGGLQNMIDGLANSYQLYKPKMIAVCTTCMAEVIGDDLQAFINNAKQAGSVPQDFPVPYAHTPSFVGSHITGYDNMMKGILSNLTAGHKKETSNGKINFIPGFDTYVGNNREIKRIASLFGFDYTILADNSDYLDSPNTGEFDMYPGGTKLEDAADSINAKATIALQAHSTPKTREYIEKEWKQPTSVSRPWGIKGTDEFLMKLSELSGIPIPEELEIERGRAVDAMTDSHSWIHGKRFAIYGEPDLVYSVVGFMLEMGAEPVHILVHNSNEVFEAEIKELLASSPFGQHATVWPGKDLWHMRSLLFTEPVDFLVGNTYGKYLWRDTKIPLVRIGYPIMDRHHLHRYATIGYQGVINLLNWTVNTLFEEIDRNTNIPSKTDISYDLIR